In the genome of Bacteroidales bacterium, the window ACCGATTTTCCCAATAGCAACCTGGTAAAATAATTCCTGTGAGTTTGGAAGTTTATAAAAGTTGTGAAGTTTGCCAAGAACCGTATTATTGAATTCCATTTTCAACTGCTTGAACTTGCGCATCAGGATTTCTTTTCCTTCTTCAGCAACCTGTTTTTTATCATCTTTCAGTGAAGCTTTAATACAGGTTTTTGCTCTGGCAGTGATGACATAATACAGCCAGTCTTCTTTCGGTTTTTGTTTTGCAGAAGTAATAATTTCAACCTGGTCGCCACTTTTAAGTTTATGATTGAGCGGAACCAGTTTATGATTTACTTTTGCGCCAATACAATTATCGCCAACTTTCGAGTGAATATTATAAGCGAAATCAAGAGCCGTAGAATTTACAGGAAGTGTTTTCAGATCACCTTTCGGAGTAAAAATAAACATTTCATCAGCGAAAAGGTTCAATTTAAAATCATCAAGAAAATCAAGGGCATTGGCTTCATTGCTTTTTAAAAGTTCACGAATTTTCTTAAGCCATTCATCAAGTCCTTTTTCCTGGTTGTCATGGTCTTTATATTTCCAATGTGCCGCATAACCTTTTTCGGCTATTTCATCCATTCGTTCCGAGCGGATCTGAACCTCTACCCATTGACCGGTATTGCTCATTACCGTAGTATGTAATGATTCGTATCCGTTTGCTTTTGGGTTTGATATCCAATCGCGAAGCCTGTCGGGATTGGGGCGATAGAAATCAGTAACTATGGAATAAACTTTCCAGCATTCTGATTTTTCATTTTCAGGTGGAGTGTCAAGAATAATACGTACAGCAAATAAATCATAAATCTCTTCAAAAGGGATTTCCTTTTTTTTCATTTTTTCCCATATGGAATTTATTGATTTCTGCCGGTGTAAAATTGTATATTTTATACCCTGTTTTTTCATTTCCTTTTTAATAGGACTCATGAAACGGGTAATAAATCGGATTCTTTCTTCTTCTCTTTCTTTAACTCTTTGAGAAATATTTTGAAAAATTTCCGGCTCTGTATATTTCATAGCCAGATCTTCCAATTCGCTTTTTATGGTGTACAGCCCTAAACGATGTGCCAGCGGGGCAAAAAGATACGATGTTTCATAAGCGATTTTAAGTTGCTTTTGTTTGGGCATTGCATCAAGAGTGCGCATGTTGTGCAGCCTGTCAGCCAGCTTAATCAATATCACCCTTACATCATCGGAAAGAGTGAGCAGCATTTTACGAAAATTTTCGGCCTGCATTGAAGGAGAGCTGTGGTCGAATATTTCCGATATTTTTGTTAACCCATCAATGATACGTGCAACTTTTTCCCCAAAAAGTTCACGAATATCAGTTAGAGTATAATCTGTATCTTCAACAACATCGTGCAATAATGCACAAACTATAGAGGTAGTACCCAATCCGATTTCGGAGGTGGCAATAGTAGCAACAGCAATGGGATGATAGATATATGGCTCACCTGATTTTCGCCTCATATCCTTATGCGCTTCCACTGCAAGATTAAAAGCTTTTCTTATTACTCTTTTATCTTCAGCAGAAGTATATACTTTGCAAACCTTCAGTAAGCTCCTGTACCGCTTAATAATTTCTATTCGTTCTTTTTCAACATTTATTTCCTGCATGAATACAGAATTATTTTTAGTTCTACAAAAATAACTTAAAAAGAAATGAAGTCAAATTAAAAACGAATGTTTTTAAAAAATCAGGGGAATATAATAAAATTATAACTGCTGTTATACTTAGCTTACCGCATTTCCGTTATGGATTAAGAATAATAAACCATCTGATTAATCCAATATTTCTACAACAAAAAAATACTACTGTCCTGTCCATTGTTTCACCTGTTCAATTGTAGGAGCAGGAATTTCGAGTTTCATTTTTTTTCTTAACCCACAAAGGTCGTTGAAAAATTTATTCGGATTGGCTGATTTAACCGCATCAACAGTTGTATAGCCTGCTTTCATAACTACAGGAATCCAATCTACAGGAATTCCTAATAAAATAAATTCATCGTTCGATACGGTCACAGCTTTTTTCTCGGGTCGCATCTGCGGGAAAAACAGAACATCCTGTATGGATTGTTGGTTGGTCATGATCATGGTTAGTCGGTCGATACCAATACCAAGACCTGCTGTTGGCGGCATTCCGAATTCCAATGCACGGAGGAAATCTTCATCAAGCACCATGGCTTCTTCATCGCCGCGTTTGCCAAGTTCCAGCTGTGCTTCAAAACGTTTGCGCTGGTCGATCGGGTCGTTCAATTCTGAAAATGCATTACAAATTTCTTTACCATTACAAATGGCTTCGAAACGTTCAACCAGTCCTTCCTTACTGCGATGCTTCTTTGCCAATGGCGACATTTCCACAGGATAATCAGTAATAAAAGTTGGTTGTAATAAATTGGGCTCGCAACATTCACCGAAAATAGCATCAATCAATTTTCCGCGTCCCATGGTATCATCAATCTTCACATTCAGTTTCAGTGCGGTGGTTCTTAGTTGCTGTTCATCCATTTCAGAAATATCGATCTCTGTATAATGTTTTATTGCTTCATACATTGTAAATCGTTTCCATGGGCGTTTGAAATTAATCAGGTTTTCACCAATTGTTATTTCTGTTTTCCCATTCAAATCAAGGGCAATACGCTCCACCATTTCTTCAACAGTATTCATCATCCATTCGTAGTCCTTATAAGCGACATACAATTCCATTTGTGTGAATTCGGGATTATGAAAACGGTCCATCCCTTCA includes:
- the lysS gene encoding lysine--tRNA ligase, yielding MELSEQEVIRRKSLEELQQLGINPYPADLFEVNANTKDVLEKFPNDKTLYQDISIAGRIMTRRIMGNASFAEIQDAAGRIQLYFKRDDICPGEDKSLYNIVFKKLLDIGDIIGVKGYVFTTQMGETTIHVKEFKMLSKSLRPLPIVKEKDGITYDAFTDPEQRYRMRYLDMIVNPQVREVFMKRTKLVNSMRNFLNEKSYLEVETPILQPIYGGATARPFKTHHNTLDTALYLRIANELYLKRLIVGGYEGVYEFSKDFRNEGMDRFHNPEFTQMELYVAYKDYEWMMNTVEEMVERIALDLNGKTEITIGENLINFKRPWKRFTMYEAIKHYTEIDISEMDEQQLRTTALKLNVKIDDTMGRGKLIDAIFGECCEPNLLQPTFITDYPVEMSPLAKKHRSKEGLVERFEAICNGKEICNAFSELNDPIDQRKRFEAQLELGKRGDEEAMVLDEDFLRALEFGMPPTAGLGIGIDRLTMIMTNQQSIQDVLFFPQMRPEKKAVTVSNDEFILLGIPVDWIPVVMKAGYTTVDAVKSANPNKFFNDLCGLRKKMKLEIPAPTIEQVKQWTGQ
- a CDS encoding bifunctional (p)ppGpp synthetase/guanosine-3',5'-bis(diphosphate) 3'-pyrophosphohydrolase; translation: MQEINVEKERIEIIKRYRSLLKVCKVYTSAEDKRVIRKAFNLAVEAHKDMRRKSGEPYIYHPIAVATIATSEIGLGTTSIVCALLHDVVEDTDYTLTDIRELFGEKVARIIDGLTKISEIFDHSSPSMQAENFRKMLLTLSDDVRVILIKLADRLHNMRTLDAMPKQKQLKIAYETSYLFAPLAHRLGLYTIKSELEDLAMKYTEPEIFQNISQRVKEREEERIRFITRFMSPIKKEMKKQGIKYTILHRQKSINSIWEKMKKKEIPFEEIYDLFAVRIILDTPPENEKSECWKVYSIVTDFYRPNPDRLRDWISNPKANGYESLHTTVMSNTGQWVEVQIRSERMDEIAEKGYAAHWKYKDHDNQEKGLDEWLKKIRELLKSNEANALDFLDDFKLNLFADEMFIFTPKGDLKTLPVNSTALDFAYNIHSKVGDNCIGAKVNHKLVPLNHKLKSGDQVEIITSAKQKPKEDWLYYVITARAKTCIKASLKDDKKQVAEEGKEILMRKFKQLKMEFNNTVLGKLHNFYKLPNSQELFYQVAIGKIGLREIKAFQEKDKGKWLKYLTSPFSRLAGKEKVDPVKTKTSNINLIMKDKADTLLIGDNMDKLQYTLSPCCNPIPGDNVFGFVTINEGIKIHRANCPNAINMLSKYAYRTVKAKWTNNESIAFLAGIKILGSDKMGIVNNITKIISNELNLNMRSISIESDAGTFEGTVMLYVNDTKHLNDLIQNLKKVDGVQRVFRIDKAE